In the Candidatus Baltobacteraceae bacterium genome, one interval contains:
- a CDS encoding P1 family peptidase: protein MLAPAMVYAAGAKPAALHSGSFPSGNVDGITDVAGVRVAHLTKISGSGALRPGIGPVRTGATAILQNRDPWTQRCAAAFYALNGNGEFTGTHWIEESGFIEHPILLTGTMNVPRVADGVESWMIQQYPDIGITEDVPLPVVGECDDQGMNDDQGRHVLATEIPPLLNRAGSGQFARGNVGAGTGMHGFSFKGGIGSASRVLPANLGGYTVGVLLNLNGGSRERLTIAGVPIGMIMRHELLPVVRSFRRRVGYLAGRGRIAGGSINVIVATDAPIDSHILHAMIQRVAFGLGKAGWSSLISSGDFVLGFSTTNLTRRNPGKQTETIDEDEHHIDALYSATADAAESAVYDALWSARTMVGADGWVLYGLPHPRVRALLAQYRR from the coding sequence ATGCTTGCTCCGGCCATGGTTTATGCCGCGGGCGCGAAGCCGGCAGCATTGCATTCCGGGTCGTTCCCGAGCGGCAACGTCGACGGAATCACGGATGTCGCCGGCGTGCGCGTTGCGCATCTCACGAAGATCTCGGGAAGCGGAGCGCTTCGTCCGGGAATCGGTCCGGTGCGTACGGGTGCGACTGCAATCCTTCAAAATCGCGATCCATGGACGCAACGCTGTGCCGCGGCGTTTTATGCTCTCAACGGCAACGGTGAATTTACAGGGACACATTGGATAGAAGAATCCGGCTTCATCGAGCACCCGATCTTGTTGACCGGGACGATGAACGTTCCGCGGGTTGCAGACGGTGTCGAAAGCTGGATGATACAGCAGTATCCCGACATCGGCATTACTGAAGACGTACCATTGCCCGTCGTCGGAGAATGCGACGACCAGGGCATGAATGACGATCAGGGACGTCATGTTTTGGCGACGGAAATTCCGCCACTTCTCAATCGTGCCGGGAGCGGGCAGTTCGCGCGTGGCAACGTCGGGGCGGGCACGGGGATGCACGGATTCTCGTTCAAAGGTGGGATCGGCTCAGCGTCGCGCGTGCTTCCGGCGAACTTGGGAGGCTATACCGTCGGCGTCTTGCTGAATCTCAACGGCGGCTCGCGCGAACGACTGACGATCGCCGGCGTCCCGATCGGCATGATCATGCGTCACGAATTGCTACCGGTCGTTCGAAGCTTTCGGCGCCGCGTCGGATATCTCGCGGGGCGCGGCCGCATAGCCGGTGGAAGCATCAACGTCATCGTTGCGACCGATGCACCGATCGATTCACACATCTTGCACGCGATGATCCAACGAGTCGCGTTCGGCTTGGGGAAAGCGGGATGGTCCTCGCTGATTTCCAGCGGTGATTTCGTTTTGGGGTTCAGCACGACGAATTTGACGCGGCGCAACCCCGGCAAGCAGACCGAAACCATAGACGAGGACGAACACCACATCGATGCGCTTTATTCGGCAACTGCCGATGCAGCAGAATCTGCCGTTTACGATGCGCTCTGGAGTGCGCGCACTATGGTTGGAGCCGACGGTTGGGTACTCTACGGATTACCGCACCCGCGCGTTCGCGCGCTCTTAGCGCAGTATCGCCGGTAA
- the pckA gene encoding phosphoenolpyruvate carboxykinase (ATP) has translation MTIPMILTVNDVAGPIDVDLASIGIKPGGRVFRNLSVAELYEHALRRDEGAIGASGQLIVDTGKHTGRSPKDKFFVKEPSSEKYIDWGTTNKPIDEAKFDALMARVADYLSRKDLYVLDCNVGADPRYKLNVRVVTELAWQNLFARDLFIVPEEVPADFKPDFTVVDAALFDADPARDGTNSSTFILVNLAKKIVLIGGTRYAGEIKKSVFTIMNALLPLKNVLSMHASANVGPSGDVAIFFGLSGTGKTTLSADSRRPLIGDDEHGWSLDDGVFNFEGGCYAKVIRLSQSAEPEIWAASHRFGTVLENVVFDEKTRELKLDEQSKTENTRSAYPLDYIPNVHPGSRAGHARAIVMLTADAFGVLPPISKMTPEQAMYHFLSGYTAKVAGTERGVNEPEATFSTCFGAPFMVHPPTTYARMLGERIQKFNVSCWLVNTGWTGGPYGVGSRMKIEYTRAMVNAAIEGKLDAGITFKPEPFFGLQIPSSVPGVPSEVLDPRASWADKAAYDAQAKKLAKLFADNFTKYAAQAGDAVNAIAIRP, from the coding sequence GTGACCATTCCCATGATCCTGACCGTGAATGATGTTGCGGGACCGATTGATGTCGATCTCGCCTCCATCGGGATCAAACCGGGCGGCCGCGTTTTTCGAAATCTCTCGGTTGCGGAGCTTTACGAGCACGCGCTTCGACGGGATGAAGGCGCAATCGGCGCGAGCGGGCAGCTGATCGTCGACACCGGAAAACACACCGGTCGCTCGCCCAAGGACAAGTTCTTCGTCAAAGAGCCTTCGAGCGAGAAATACATCGATTGGGGCACCACCAACAAGCCGATCGATGAAGCGAAGTTTGATGCGCTCATGGCGCGCGTCGCCGATTACCTGAGCCGCAAAGATCTCTATGTTCTCGATTGCAACGTCGGAGCGGATCCCCGTTACAAGCTCAACGTACGCGTCGTAACGGAGCTCGCATGGCAAAATCTCTTTGCACGCGATCTGTTCATCGTCCCCGAAGAAGTCCCGGCTGATTTCAAACCGGATTTCACGGTTGTTGACGCCGCGCTTTTCGATGCCGATCCGGCACGCGACGGCACGAATTCCTCGACGTTCATTCTCGTCAACCTTGCCAAGAAGATCGTTTTGATCGGCGGAACGCGCTATGCGGGCGAAATCAAGAAATCGGTCTTCACGATCATGAACGCACTTTTACCGCTCAAGAACGTGTTGAGTATGCACGCTTCCGCGAACGTCGGGCCTTCGGGCGACGTCGCAATCTTCTTCGGCCTCTCGGGCACCGGTAAGACGACGCTCTCGGCCGACTCGCGCCGGCCGCTCATCGGCGACGACGAACACGGCTGGTCACTCGATGACGGCGTATTCAATTTCGAGGGTGGGTGCTACGCAAAGGTGATTCGCCTCTCGCAGAGCGCCGAGCCCGAGATTTGGGCCGCCTCGCACCGCTTTGGAACCGTGCTCGAGAACGTCGTCTTCGACGAGAAGACGCGGGAGCTAAAGCTCGATGAACAATCGAAGACCGAGAACACGCGCTCGGCATATCCGCTCGACTACATTCCGAACGTGCATCCCGGTTCGCGCGCGGGTCACGCGCGCGCCATCGTCATGTTGACGGCCGACGCGTTCGGTGTGTTGCCGCCGATCTCGAAGATGACACCCGAGCAGGCAATGTACCACTTCCTCTCAGGGTACACCGCGAAAGTTGCCGGCACGGAGCGTGGCGTCAACGAGCCTGAGGCCACGTTCTCGACGTGCTTCGGTGCGCCGTTCATGGTGCATCCGCCGACGACGTATGCGAGGATGCTCGGCGAGCGCATTCAGAAATTCAACGTAAGCTGCTGGCTGGTGAACACCGGTTGGACTGGCGGCCCGTACGGCGTCGGTTCGCGCATGAAGATTGAATACACGCGCGCCATGGTCAATGCCGCAATCGAAGGAAAGCTCGACGCCGGCATTACCTTCAAGCCCGAGCCCTTCTTCGGCTTACAGATTCCCTCGAGCGTGCCGGGAGTTCCGAGCGAAGTGCTCGATCCGCGTGCATCCTGGGCCGACAAAGCTGCGTACGACGCACAAGCGAAAAAGCTCGCGAAACTCTTCGCGGACAATTTCACGAAGTACGCCGCACAGGCCGGGGACGCGGTCAACGCGATCGCGATCCGGCCCTAG
- a CDS encoding secondary thiamine-phosphate synthase enzyme YjbQ: MIAYTEYLTMKTAKRYEIIDITDEVQRFCVKSKLNDGMILVTAMHITASIFVNDHEPGLWKDIAAWLEELAPNKPDYKHHETGEDNADAHLKRMILGHQVVVPVTGGKLDFGPWERVHYGEFDGQRPKRILLKALGLGSP; the protein is encoded by the coding sequence ATGATCGCGTACACCGAATATCTCACGATGAAGACCGCGAAGCGCTACGAGATCATCGACATCACCGATGAGGTCCAGCGTTTCTGCGTAAAATCGAAATTGAACGATGGCATGATCTTGGTCACGGCGATGCACATAACCGCCAGCATCTTCGTGAACGATCACGAGCCGGGCTTGTGGAAGGACATCGCCGCCTGGCTTGAAGAGCTCGCCCCGAACAAACCGGATTACAAGCATCACGAAACGGGCGAAGACAATGCCGACGCACACCTCAAGCGGATGATCCTCGGGCATCAGGTCGTCGTTCCGGTAACCGGCGGCAAGCTGGATTTTGGTCCGTGGGAACGCGTGCATTACGGCGAATTCGACGGTCAGCGCCCGAAGCGAATACTCTTAAAAGCGCTCGGCTTAGGCTCTCCTTAG
- a CDS encoding ROK family protein encodes MELIGVNVGGTTTTVVRGDETGAMTERSSFPTESTLGAEPLYAKITAAIRDFRTSKTRAAGVAIGGPLDAKRGVILNAPHLPFRNFPLLDRLRADCALPVLVHHDAAACALAEWRWGPDAGASGIAYLTCGTGFGAGLVLDGRVRYGASGHSPEIGHIRYRDMGPNIFAKPGCFEGFGSAKALLLLAQERDPDGLGQTSPPEILSRAQAGESLALEIVRENALAVGAACALLADLLVLDVVALGSLSLYGGDEWIGWVRERFEREALPANVETCRLRAAMPAVQDLSALATALDAAS; translated from the coding sequence ATGGAGCTGATCGGCGTCAACGTCGGCGGAACGACGACCACCGTCGTACGCGGTGACGAAACCGGAGCGATGACGGAGCGCAGCAGTTTTCCGACGGAGAGTACCCTTGGCGCCGAACCGCTTTATGCAAAAATCACCGCTGCTATAAGGGATTTTCGCACTTCTAAAACACGGGCGGCGGGCGTCGCGATTGGCGGCCCGCTCGATGCAAAGCGTGGCGTGATCTTGAATGCGCCGCATTTGCCGTTCCGCAATTTTCCGCTGCTTGATCGCTTACGTGCAGATTGCGCCCTACCGGTGCTCGTACACCACGATGCGGCCGCATGTGCGCTCGCCGAATGGCGTTGGGGGCCGGATGCCGGCGCGTCCGGTATCGCGTATCTCACCTGCGGCACCGGCTTCGGTGCGGGACTCGTCCTCGACGGTCGCGTTCGGTACGGTGCAAGCGGCCATTCACCCGAGATCGGCCACATTCGATACCGCGACATGGGCCCGAATATCTTCGCAAAGCCGGGCTGTTTCGAAGGATTTGGGTCGGCAAAAGCGCTTCTGCTTCTTGCGCAAGAGCGCGATCCGGACGGCCTCGGCCAAACGAGCCCCCCCGAAATCCTCTCCCGAGCTCAGGCTGGTGAATCGCTTGCGCTCGAAATCGTCCGGGAAAACGCCCTTGCGGTCGGTGCAGCCTGCGCGCTCTTGGCAGATTTGCTCGTCCTCGACGTCGTTGCCCTCGGAAGCCTGTCCCTGTATGGGGGTGACGAATGGATCGGCTGGGTGCGCGAGAGGTTCGAGCGCGAAGCTCTCCCCGCAAACGTCGAAACCTGTCGTCTGCGTGCGGCCATGCCCGCCGTCCAGGACCTTTCCGCCCTCGCCACGGCGCTTGACGCAGCTTCGTAA
- a CDS encoding HD domain-containing phosphohydrolase has product MQTVLALDDAFTSLQGYQRILKQLDGIEVVPYTTSRAALMFAESNSVDLVITEYDLEPETGLDFVQKFRKIPERKAIPVIMISGKNENDIRGNKVFDEEVDDFLHKPADPVQFLARVRSLLKLRSKDLELKERAEMLAETVRDKTNEILLAEEETIFRLTRAAEYRDKETKNHIVRMGHYARLLAARIGRSTADQELIFLAAPMHDIGKVAIPDSILLKEGKLTPTEWEVMKSHARAGYEILKESESPVIKMGAEIALAHHEKWDGSGYPQGLKGKDIALTGRICALTDVFDALVSTRPYKKAWPLNEVLDTLKKGKAQHFDPALVDEFLQIIPDVQKVRKALPDSEAA; this is encoded by the coding sequence ATGCAGACCGTCCTCGCACTCGATGACGCGTTTACAAGTCTTCAAGGCTACCAGCGCATCCTCAAACAACTCGACGGCATCGAGGTCGTTCCGTATACGACGTCGCGTGCTGCCTTGATGTTCGCCGAGAGCAACTCGGTCGATCTCGTGATCACGGAGTATGATCTCGAGCCCGAGACCGGCCTCGATTTCGTTCAGAAATTTCGCAAGATCCCGGAACGCAAAGCCATTCCGGTCATCATGATCAGCGGAAAGAACGAGAATGATATCCGAGGCAACAAAGTTTTCGATGAAGAGGTCGACGACTTTCTGCACAAGCCGGCCGATCCGGTTCAGTTCCTGGCGCGCGTACGCAGCTTGCTCAAACTTCGCAGTAAAGATCTCGAGCTAAAAGAACGCGCTGAAATGCTCGCTGAGACGGTGCGCGACAAGACCAACGAAATCTTGCTCGCCGAGGAAGAGACGATCTTCCGCCTGACGCGTGCGGCCGAATATCGCGATAAGGAAACGAAAAATCACATCGTGCGCATGGGTCACTACGCACGCCTGCTAGCGGCGCGTATCGGCCGTTCGACTGCGGATCAGGAATTGATCTTCTTGGCTGCGCCGATGCACGATATTGGCAAAGTTGCGATTCCGGATAGCATTCTGCTCAAAGAAGGCAAGTTGACGCCGACCGAATGGGAAGTCATGAAGTCGCACGCACGCGCCGGTTACGAGATTCTCAAGGAAAGTGAGTCGCCCGTCATCAAGATGGGCGCCGAAATCGCGCTCGCGCATCACGAGAAGTGGGACGGCAGCGGATATCCTCAAGGCCTCAAAGGCAAGGATATCGCGCTGACCGGCCGCATCTGCGCGCTCACCGACGTTTTCGACGCGCTCGTTTCGACCCGCCCGTACAAAAAAGCGTGGCCGCTCAATGAAGTGCTCGACACGCTGAAAAAAGGCAAAGCACAGCACTTCGATCCGGCGCTCGTCGACGAGTTTTTGCAGATTATTCCGGACGTGCAGAAAGTCCGCAAAGCGCTCCCCGACTCCGAGGCCGCCTAA
- a CDS encoding glutaredoxin domain-containing protein, whose translation MGPGDSNKIDVEALGPGHRIELYIKSDCPYCAQAQAFYRSKGWAFESYDAQRDAAVRRRMLQLSSGDPTTPAIVVDGTYVQSGWGKPPRG comes from the coding sequence GTGGGTCCTGGGGACAGTAACAAAATAGACGTCGAGGCACTTGGGCCGGGGCACCGGATCGAGCTGTACATCAAATCGGACTGCCCCTATTGCGCGCAAGCGCAGGCATTTTATCGCAGCAAAGGCTGGGCGTTCGAGTCGTACGATGCGCAACGTGATGCTGCAGTTAGGCGCCGGATGCTGCAACTTTCAAGCGGCGATCCAACCACGCCCGCGATCGTCGTCGACGGAACGTACGTGCAATCCGGCTGGGGTAAGCCACCGAGGGGTTGA